Part of the Quercus lobata isolate SW786 chromosome 6, ValleyOak3.0 Primary Assembly, whole genome shotgun sequence genome, TTTTGCCATCCGCAACTCCTTCAGTCACACCATTGGAAGTTCTACTCGTGGCTTCATCCCATTTATCTTCACAGGATCCTTGAACAGCATGCAAAGttactccttttttcttttcaactccAATCACACCATTGCAAGCTCTAGTTGTGTCCAATGCTTGGGATTCGCTCAAGCTTTTTTCACAAGATCCTTGAACATCATGTTCAGTGGTTCCATTTATCTCACCCTCTTCAACTACTTCAGTCACACCATTGCTAACTTTACTTGCATACAGTGTTTcaatttcattccttttttcCTCGCAGGATTCTTGAACAGCATGCACAATTTCATCATAAGAAGTATAGGCCACACAGATTAAAAGCACAGTCTTGGTGTTTTTGGCAGTAGCTGCCATTGCCTTTTCTGCTGCGACCCTGACAGGCTCGCTCAAAAGCTTCAGGTTACCTATAAAATATAGTCTGATACCATATTGATTCACAACACTTTCTTCCTTGAGCAACTCACCGATCTTTTCCAGCATTAGATCCATCAAGCATTGGACCTCTTCAGGTTTCCTTTTGAAATTCTCAATGCTGAAGGCATATACTGTCAAGTATTTCACTCCCAGTTCATAGCAGTAACGAAGTATCTTCATCAGAGCCAAAAACCCAGACTTGTGGCCAGCCCCTTCTTCCATGCCCTGCTTCTTTGCATACCTTCGATTTCCATCCATGATGAAGGCAATGTGATTGGGAATGGGACCCATtgacaaaattctaaaaatgcattttctcaaaaaactaCCAAGACCTCCAAAAAATTGGTTTGCACTGTCACCTCTGTCTCTCTCCATTATATGAACTAGCAGACAACCTTCCCAGTGCCAAAATAAGCCTGTTCAAGAGGAACACAACTTCAGTTTGTATTGTTAGAAAATCATGCCCACCAGAAAGTAGAGAATAAAGCAAAGAAATCGGAAAAGACACAGAGATGCATATAATAGAAAATAGCAATATCTCAATGAAATAGCTTAGTCAGAGACATCCATTCAGGCGTGTCTACAACTTCAAGAAGTTGGGAATACAACTTCAGTCCGTAGTTTTAGAAAATCCTTGCCCACCAGAAAGTAGAGAATAAAGCAAAGAAATTGGAAAAGACACAAGGATGAATGTACTGGAAAATAGCTAAGTCAGAAACATCCATTCAGGCGTGTCTAGAACTTCAAAAGTTGGATTATGACCATATTAGCAAAATACCCCCCTGTCCAATTCCCCAACAAATAACTCACAAACACTGGTATTTGGCATATTAAAAATCTGCCTCCCATTTGGAGCATAATAAACTCAATCTGATCATACTTATTATCAGTCTTTTAACTGCAGTTTCATACCATCTGGATGGTACAGAGTGACTAGGTTATCTAGTCAACAAATTAGGGACGATTTTCCCTTGGACTCTTCAAGTTTGCACCGGCTGATTTTGTAAGAATGACACATGAACAACAGACTCAAAGATAGACTAAAACTAGATAGAGAGTAAAATGAAGTACATGCAGCAATCTTCAAACAGTAGTGAGGACATCCCAAGTCGCCCAAATACTGAGGAGCCCATTTTGAAGCATCAAACAGTATATAACTTCAAGCTGTTGATGATTCAATACCACCCTAGAGAAATTTCTctatataatatgaaattttccTTTTAGGCTCCACttaattgccaaaaaaaatgcaggaaagaaagaaaaaagaatggaaaagaaataTCTCTATGCTTTAATTTCCATAAAACATGAAAAcccaaataacaaaaacattaaaaaataaaaataaaactaaaatttaatgtCTTCTTGTTTTCTTATTCTGTTCCATGGatttaagagttaaaaaaaaaaaataatacaaaggAAAGTGTAATAGTGCATAAGTAAAAATTGTTACTATCCAAGGAAATATAATAaggacttacaaaaaatttcaaatcaaatgaCCGTGAGTATCTATCTGGATGACCGAGGAGAGACTTCAAAcctgcaaaaaaaatttgatcaaacacaaaaaagtcATGGGCATGCttcacagatatatatatatatatatatatatatatataaaaagtaggAATATAATATATAAGTGAAGTGGGACAACATGGGAGAGTGGAAACAAGAAGGAAGGGAGCAATAGGTTACTGAGAGAAGTGACAAcattagagagagaaacaaaagtgagggaaagagagccacatatatataaaagatgaaAGGAGTAGTGGGGTTCACATGTGTGGccgttttttttttgttgacgTTGTTGCCCGCcctttctagtttctagttGTAGATTGGTTGTACCTGTTGTTTTAGATTCCTAGAGTGTTAATTGTACTTCTACAACTGTCGTTGTTTTACTTGTCTGCGGAGGAGGGAAAAAAACCATGGTCTATCACTGTCGGCTCTACTTGTACATAATCGGATCTGGTTAGGTTTTGTGCATTAATAAGCTAATTGAAGAAGAGGCTCAATTCTCAAAAGCCTGTTAGATAGAAGAAGTAGTAGTGGCCCAATCTCAGCATTAGGGCAGAGGGCTCTACCTAGTTCACGGTTCAACTGGCCATCTAtcctgtttttatttttaataactcaTAAATAACTTCCTCCTTGAGCTATAGccatttttttacaaacttttttcaTACTAATTTATTGTGATGGTGGattttagttagctcaactggtaaaatctctgatggttgaataaaagatctggaGTTTAATTTttgcctataccaaaaatcgattgatatcttaatttgatgataacgaattatcatcattaaaaaaaaaaacttattatgtttaatacataataaaagtaatataaGTCGTAAGTCTCTATTTATGAAAAAGAAGTTCCAATCACAAATGTTACCTTATAAAACtgtataaaaatttgtaaaaaatttttatttctctaaAATTACGTACTCTAAATAATAGAATACCATTTAAGTACTTGAGGCAATTTACACTCTATTCAGGactaaaaaaaactacaatttCTAGTATTACACTTTAATCATCATGTTCAACATAAAATGCCCAGTTACAGcttacaacaacaaaatttgttgtgaatCCAAAGAGATTactttgccaaaaaaataaaataaaaaatcatatttaccAAGAGGGcacacaattttatttatttatatatataaatatatatatattttgtggaAGCATTTTTCTTCACCTTGCTCCGGTGAATCGATGATGAATAGGTTGTTGGCTACGATGGTGAGGTGTCGAATAAGCAGAGTTAATTTTGGAATCTTTTGTTTATTACCTATTTGCTTCAATCCTTTCCAATGTCTCCACCACTTCTTTCATGGCAGGCCGGTTTTTAGGTTCTGATTCTAGGCATTTTAGAGTGAGTTGTACTGCTAGTAATGCTGCCTCAGTTGAATATTGGCCTTCCATCCGTATATCCATAATGCTCTTCAACTTACTTTTATTAGAGAGAGATGGCTTAAGCCACTCAACCAGATTTTGCTGCCCACTAGGCCTATTTGCATCAACTGCTCGCTTGCCAGTTAGCATTTCAAGCAGAACCACACCAAAACCATAGACATCACTCTTTACGTACAGATGACCTGTTGAGTGTTGAATAATGATACAATGGCAAGCATATTAGCTGATTTCCTTGATAACAAGTATTAGCAGGCTGCATTTGTTCAAATTATAGcttaattatcattttaaatgACCATATTATAAACCATTCatctgaattttttagctcTCTTATATCCTTTATCAATCCACTTGGTAGAATCATTCCTCCCACCCTTAAATGGCTGGATATCTATGGTTGAAAGAGAAGCCAATTTGTTGCCCACAACTTAGCTAAGTGAGTTTTTTTGTTGTAGCAAGTTCGGAACTTTCACTTCTTGGAGCTCCCAAGCAGTGTTATTTCTACTTAAGTTTAAAGGcccaaatttctttttgtttcaataaaagcATATTCatttagtaaaaaaagaaaaaaaagaaaaaggccagCGAGAAATTTACCTAATCCAACCTTGGTCAATatttaaacccaaaatttaaaattatgactTAAATCACTTTTAAGCTAAACTAACAATTACCACTGgatgctcaaaaaaaaaagaaaaaaaaaaaaaaaaacaattaccactGAACTGAATTTAAGTAATTACCTAGTTCATGAATGCATGGACattcccctaaaaaaaaagtatgcatGGACATGAAGATAAACATTCATAAGTATACAAAGCACATATTTAAATAGAGGGGGATATTTACAGACTAACATTGTGAAGGGTT contains:
- the LOC115994913 gene encoding dehydrodolichyl diphosphate synthase 6-like, whose protein sequence is MERDRGDSANQFFGGLGSFLRKCIFRILSMGPIPNHIAFIMDGNRRYAKKQGMEEGAGHKSGFLALMKILRYCYELGVKYLTVYAFSIENFKRKPEEVQCLMDLMLEKIGELLKEESVVNQYGIRLYFIGNLKLLSEPVRVAAEKAMAATAKNTKTVLLICVAYTSYDEIVHAVQESCEEKRNEIETLYASKVSNGVTEVVEEGEINGTTEHDVQGSCEKSLSESQALDTTRACNGVIGVEKKKGVTLHAVQGSCEDKWDEATSRTSNGVTEGVADGKKKQWMHPTIKLVDIEKNMYMGVAPDPEILIRTSGENRLSNFLLWQTTNCPLYSPSALWPEIGLWHLIWAVLNFQQSHYYFEKKRKQL